The DNA region ctgattccagacctggcactctattcactgtgcctcctagctgtccCACTAAGTACATAGTACTCAGTGAATGATtaattaatagattttttttctggctcaGATAAATTACTTGCTTAGTATTCCAGCCTTATCTAGCAAAGCTATCAGGATCTGCTGTTGGGACTAAAAGTACTTTGCAGAAGGATTAGATGAGCTAATCAATGCTAAAAACAATAACACTTTTTATTTGGCATGTTTAATGGAAGGCCCAAAAGAAGAGACTATATGGCTTAATTGAGACACCCAAAGAAACAGGAGACAAGGACAATAATTAGAAGTGAGTAGGGCAGTCCCAGTGATTCCTTCATACTGGAACTGGGCCCGACACCTCCAAACTAAGCTAGTGCATCAGTCTTCTTACACTAGGACTGACACCTCCAAATTATGGCAATTTATTGGTACacatccctccctgccctcccccacccccacccccacccccacctcccaacaCATCCTGAAGCCAGGACTAAAACAAAATATGATGGGGAGGAGGCAGGTTTGGGTTACAACCAGGGATGTTTCCAGGGAGCCCCAGACACAATGTTCCAGGACATCActagaagagggagttcatgatGCACTAAAAcagtggtgccaaactcaaatagaaccaTGAGCCACTAATGGGTACATAAAGATTCCTGCTAGTTGCATATtgatttcatttcaaaatatgatgttacctatgttttattatatttttacttattttgttaaatatttcccaattctattttaatctagttccagCTGCACTTGGGAATGTTGCAGCTGTGTTTGACCCTTTTGGTCTAAAATATCAGGGTGGATCCCTAAGCTCTGGGGTCAGGATACCTTGCTTAAGTTGGGTATCACAGCAATTCTCTGAGCTTTAGGGTAAGGGCAGCTCTGGTATTAGAGCAGCTTAGGTGTTTTAATAGTAGGGTAGGATCCTGCTTGAATAGGTTTCACTGTTTTGCCACTCCTGAGGTAAAAGGCAGGTGACAACTTTCTTCTaggaaactataagcaattttctAACTTGGAGTAgcgaaggaaaggaagaagaggggagcaAGCTTTTAtataagcctactatgtgctgggtaccatgctaagtgttttatcaatattatctcatttgatcttcatagtaACCCTtcaaggtaagtgctgttattatccccattttacaatcaaggaaactgaggcaaataggaattaagtgacttgcctagggtcccacatttagtaagtatcagaagctggatttgaactgagatctttccGGCTGCGGACTcggcactctattcattgcactacctaactgcctcAAATGGAATAGAAGATTCTTTTATGCAGAGTTACAAAGAGGGGGAAGGGTAGAAGAGAGGAGTATCAGTTAGGAGGAGAGAGATAGCATGTGAGACAGGGAAAGACTAGGTCATAGAAAATAGAGGTTTTTCTATACCTCAACAAAAGCGAAGTGTTATTCCACAATGCTCTGTGATGGATCATTGTGCAGTCTTTGGGTGTTAAGGATGCATAGATATTGTATGGTGCTTCAGAAGAATGATGATTTGATCTGTCAAGGAGCTCCCTCTACCAACAAAGATCACAGCCCTTCCGTGCCTTGGTGTTTTCATAAGTTGTTGAGGCAAAATATTCACTATCTGATGGTCAGTGTTTTTGGTGGTAAACAGCATAAAATTACAGACTCTCCTAATTTAGCGAGGCTGTTTCTCAGACAACAGTCCATTTTGAGGCCCTTTTTTCAAATCCTTTGCCACTTGGTAGAGCCTACCGGAGCTTAAGCCTTGTCACTGTAGTCTTTGAGAACATAGGTTCACTTCCACCTCTCTATGATCTCATTCATTTGGATTCTCCCTCCAATAATGTAGATCACAACCCATTTACTCCTGCCTATCCCTTGTGACTCTTGCCAGTATCTTACAAATCCAATCAATGTATTGGAAGCCTTCCTTGCCCTCTTCTGGCATCACAAGGATAGCAAGGATACACTAAGGCTGTCCAGCTGCTGTCACTAGTTCTTATCATATGACAAGCTCATCTTTTTTGCTTTCATACTTTTctgaataaatgctcattccaGTTCTTTGAAGTTCCTTGTTTGTTATATATTGCAGGCTACTCACACCCAGCATGTGCCTTTTCATTGTCTTTAATgtgatactcatttttatttcctcCAAGACTGTAAGGTTCCTTGACTtgtcactataccacactgttgttgttgttgttgagtcatttagtcatgtccaattctgtgactCCATAAACCAAAGCGCATCCATACTGTCTTgccaaagatacttgagtggtttgccatttccttctccaatggattaggacaaacagagattaggtgacttgcccagggtcacacagctcttaagtgtccaaggttggatttgaatttaggttttcctgttcccaagcccagggctctaaccattgagccacctagctgcttcttagtagaatataaaatatgGCATTTTGTTTCTAGAAGAAGGATGGATTCATTAAAGGAGTTTCAGATTTTCCTAAAGACAATccagccttctcttttcttctcacttaattctgggcccaactcattttccatatgtattttttttgtccCAGATTTTTGTACTGATAGTAACAAAGTTCTACAGGTTGCTAATCTATGTCATAATCTGGAAGAGTATTTATCTACTTGGATTTTTGGTGTGGGTGATCAGATCAGTCTTCTAGGAGGTTCACCAGTGTTCCAGGGCTTGATGCAACCAACACATTGTCATCCACAAAAAGGTATCTAGAGGTACCATCACCACCATTGTGAATCTTTTACCTTGGACTCTGTACTGGACCTCCTCCATCACAACAGTGAACACCTTTTGAATGTCTCTATATTTTTTGCTTCACTTTTTGATCAAAATGTTGTCTAACAAAGTTATTAGTAATAAGATCCAAGattttattatatgtattttatatatttccctCTTTCCAATGTGTCATGAATTGATCCCTCAATGGCCTCACAGCTGTGTTGCCTAAAGCTTGGATCTATTCTATGAGCACTTGATCTAATCCAGCTGCTCTTACTGTCTTTTCTCATGTTAGTGCCATCACTACCTTCCCCATAAGCACAAATTGGATTATGATGTTAAAGAATTTGGATGTGGTGAGCTGCCTATGTTGGTGAAGAAAAAAGTCTGTTATAGCAatctttgcaaatcttttctATTATTCTTTTGTCTGTTGTCCTTCCATTTCAGCTATTTAAGCATATCGTCTTTTGGAATGACTTTTCTTAATTGGGTCTCTtgccataatttaaaaaaaaatgtcatcacCCTCTACAGATTTTCTCTGCttttttaaagcaataattattGCCCATAATTTTTAATAATCTTCTCCATGAGAattctgtaaaacaaaagaaaaataatttttctactttttatttttatcacctttatttctcCTCTATCCCCTACCCAATGGgccatcaaagaaaaaagaaaaaactaaccaacacatctgATAGTTTATGCAATATTTCATGCCCCCTAATCTACAAATAAATGttcttcagtcatatccaactcttaacccatttgagattttcttggcaaatatatacagatggggaaactgaggcaaacagggttaaatgacttgcccagggtcacacagctactatatgttggaggccatatttgaatttaggtcttcctgactccaggcccagtactctatccattgaaccacctagctgccccaaaagacactggagttgtttgccatttctttctctacctcattttacagatgaggaaattgaggcaaacagagttaagttactagctcagggtcatacagctagtcattgtctaaggaactcaggaagatgaatcttcctgagtccactgtaccaccaaagaaataagagaagtaCATTTTGTCATCTCTTCCCTGGGagcaagcttggtcattataattatatgttaTTCAATttcatggtttttgtttttggttgttctttccagTGATATTGTTGTaacttgtataaattgttttcctggttctgcttacttcactttgaatcagttcagatAGATTTTTCTGTGCTTATCTGGATTGTGCATTTTTTGGtttcttaaaattatataatattccattatgtttattacaacaggtttttgttttgtccaTTCTTCAAATAATGGACATGCTTATTTCACCATTTTCTTTAATCATAAAATATATTGCTCTGAATATGTTGATATATGTATGACATTTCTGGTTTTAATCTCATTTTAGTCTATGTTTAGCAGTGagatttgggtggggggaggacaaAAGATATGGACATCttagtcattttaaaaacataattccaaattcatttccagaatggttggaacaatttacagctccaccaatagtttATTATCCGTCTATCTTTCTGCAGCCCCTTTTATATAACTATTTACATATGTTTTCATCTGTGCCAATTTTCTGAGTGAAAGGTGCAAAGTTCTTTTTATTTGCATCTTTttctaattgttagtgatttgaaATAATCTTTCATGTGATTATTAATAGTTTGTTGTTCTTTTTAGTTCAATTTGAGCTTATCTTTTGattacttatctattggggaatggcttttggtcttataaGTTATTTGCCTATACATTTTTGATAACAGACCCTTACCAGAGATATTTGAAGACATTAATTTTCCCAGTCAGCCAGCTTCCCTTATTATCCTAGTTgagacttttgttttgtttttcctcccaaTTGCTATAATATCTTACAGATGAATATGCATTCTGAATTAGAGTTGCCTTTGGttgccctttttttttctcctgaaaagtATGTCAAGTgctttttgactaaggaattttttgttttcttttcatctcgTTGTTATGATAATTGATTTATATTTGTTAAACTTATGTAGGAAATTATTTTAGTGTGTATTTATGTCCTTACTTCCATCCATTGGGCATTTTCCTTATCAATAGTACTATCTTTGGCTGTTACAACTCATGAAACAAGAACTAGAGTCACCTGAACACTAAAATTTAGCACAATTTCCCAGTTCAGCTCCTTGTCCTCTAAAACTACCTAGGATAAAATCCCTTTCATTGACTCCTTCCAACTATCAAGGAAGCCTATCAAACAAGATAATTGTCCAATTGGCTGGGTGGAGAGTCAGATGCATAGTTGGTATATTTGTATAACAATTATGTTCTGGAGTGCTTTTCATTTATCATATTATTTGTTGCTCATCATATGCTGAGCAGAAGATTATATAATTTAAGGTAGTTCCAACAAGTGGTATTCTTTCCATTGGGGAaaacagaaattttttaaaattgttggatTACTCACCTGAGACAGACCAGCTatttattgctattttaaaaattattaataataccctagtgttgatttgttttgtaaaCTTCCTAATTTAAGCCTACTTCATAACTGAAGAGTTTTAGGGCAGGTGGAATGACATAGAGAAAGGGATACTCGACTCAAGAGTCAGAAGAGATCTGGGTTTGGATCCTGAGTGAGACATGTGTTAGTTGTaagacctggggcaagtcatttatccactTTGaggctcagttccttcattttaaaatggggataataatacttgccatACCTATGTAATAGGAATGTTGTAagaaaagtgctctgtaaaccttaatgtgctgtagaaatgtgagctattatttatctttcattcttttcctcagAACCATGGGTGGAGAGGATTAATGTTGACTCAATGGTCAACATTCATATGGCCTCAAGATAGATATTTCTGTAGAATCTCTAGGCAATAaatttctgcttctctcttcatTCTTACTGAGACAGTGTGCATGTTACAATGCTATTAATATATTCCCGTGACTTTTAATTAAGTGATGACACCTAGTGTTCTCATAATAGGAATGTTCCCTTGAGATGATAAGATACAATCCTTTCGGGAAGCACTTAGTGAGACCTGTTTTCAGCCACATCCTCAGAGCAACAGAATTGTGTTATATTTAATCTGTTAGGGAGATGCCATAAAAGCAAAgggtattttttgtttctttatttttgccAGTATTGCCATATTGttttaagtctttaaaaatcTGAAGGGATTCAGCCAGGGAAAATAGATTAACCAGAGACAATGGAGCCACTGGAAAACATGCTAGAGATCATCACTTGTGCcattctcatttttctgagtGTTGTGGGGaatacttgtttatttttttcaacaagGAGATGTATCAGTGGACCTTTACAGCCATCCTTCCTGCTTATTTTCAGTCTTATATTTGTTCACCTCCTGAAAAACTTGGTTGTGAATGTCATGAAAATTGTTTATTCCTCTGGTGGCGTGTTGGATTCAGTCAGCTGCAGAATTCTCCGATTCACAGAGACTCTGACTACTGAGCTTGCTATCTGGTTCATGTTACATTTTGCTGTGCTTTACTGTCACAAGCTGTACCAAATTGTCCATCCCTCAAGTGAGACTCCAAACCCGAACCATCAGAAGAGGCATTTAAAGGTAGTTTCCATCCTTTGGATCACTGGAGTTGGAATTTGTGTTCCAATTTTACCCTTCACTGAAAAGCCACAACATCTGAATGCAGCAAATGGCACAGAGTTGCTGAATACCAAGGGGCTTAACATGGATTGCGAGATTGATTTTGGAAACCAACAGGTAGAATATTACTATGAGAAAATAGTTTTAGTCCTTATCGATCTTCTTCCTTTGACCAtcttagtttttgtttgtttttggattgTTTTCCTGCTTTGGGAGCAAAGGAAACTAACCTATGGTGACATTTGGGTGGGAGAGGATGCTTCAGAGATTGAAATCTTTCGAGGAGCTAAAGTCAGTATTTTGTTGACATTACTGATTACCTCTCTGTGGATTTcccactttgtttttatttgtttctttaaaaacttGGAATCCCGTCCCTTTACTCCAGCTTTGCTCACAGCTCTGTCTTCAGGTTTTTCTGCTGTTAGTCCATATGTTCTTATGTTGGTTAATTACAAAGTGAAGCTGGAGGCCTTCTGCTGtaggaaaacagaaaaatctACTACACAACCTACAGATGTTCTTTCCTGTCCATATGTGTAATGACAAAAATCACATTATTTTATGTTTCAGTAATATGAGGACCTTCCTATTTTAAGGAGAGCAGAAATCTCCCAATACTCCTCATCAACTGAGAGAAAAATTCCTTCCagtcaggaaaacaaaacaaaacacctcatAGCCAAAACAAGTATctcaagaaaactatgaaagaaagaaggtatGGGTACCAATGACTTTGCAAtaagtttgggggaaagatgggggaggatcggtcagcaaacatttattaagtgcctgctatttgCAAGGAACCGAGCTAGGCTCTAGTTGATGAAAAATgtactaaattaaaaataatcctaattgtgcaaaaaaaatcacatttgttGTGTTTAAGTTATTAACTCTAAAAATAATTATTGTAGAAAATTTAAGCTACCCTTACATAAAACCAATCTTCATAGAATTATAGGAAACTCAGTGATAAAAATCACAATCAATATTGAACGCTTTGCAAGAGAATAAAAGGATTAATACTAGGGTTGATACCCAGTTCCTGTGAGCTGTAATTACTCTTTAGGATATGTGACAGTAATAAGTTGTTTGTTCTTCCCTATTACTTTTCTTGAAATGTCTCAACATATATgtaagaaataaattaataacaCAATCTCTTGGGGTTTTTTTATTGACCAAAATTAGCAgtctttattcattttatttaactaTCAACCCTGTTAATAATTAGCAATGCTACATAACAATTggaatgaagaattttaaattacAGTTTGCTAATTTATAATTTCTAAAATCTTTATAATTTCTATTATACTTCTAATAGTTTTCCCCATTAAATATTTGGTTAACACAGATTTTTAATCTCTTGCCTTTTGTGTTCTTCCAGTTATATAAGGCTAATTATTCCTGGAAAATAAGGGAAcgaaatttcaaaatatttttttccttcttactttGGTTAATTCATGAATTAGAAAGATATAGTGTTAGCTATTCAGGTTAAAAACAATGATATATTACTTTGATGCCAAGACTTATTCCCAGTGAAGTAAATCACTGACTACAGctttaattaatgaataaatatttattaagtgtataccTTGTTCCTATGTCTATGGACaatactaccaaaaaaaattgaccaaaaaatgttcaaaaacaagtgTGCCTattgtctctcttctttccacctctcttctttctctcctttccctacctcttcctcctctctcttccctttctttttccttcattcactCCTCTCCCTTATGCTATGAGGTTAACAAGCAGACTTTCAGAGCTTTTCTACAATAGTGAATAAAAATCTCAATTTGTTTATTGATTGCAAAAAATATTTGACTTAATATTTGACTTATTTGACATAAAATTCAGCTTTAAGACAGGAAGTTTCCCATGAACCTTAAGATTATATGTAAGATTCTTTGATATATGTAACGAAAAGATAAATTTGCAC from Trichosurus vulpecula isolate mTriVul1 chromosome 1, mTriVul1.pri, whole genome shotgun sequence includes:
- the LOC118840895 gene encoding uncharacterized protein LOC118840895; its protein translation is MEPLENMLEIITCAILIFLSVVGNTCLFFSTRRCISGPLQPSFLLIFSLIFVHLLKNLVVNVMKIVYSSGGVLDSVSCRILRFTETLTTELAIWFMLHFAVLYCHKLYQIVHPSSETPNPNHQKRHLKVVSILWITGVGICVPILPFTEKPQHLNAANGTELLNTKGLNMDCEIDFGNQQVEYYYEKIVLVLIDLLPLTILVFVCFWIVFLLWEQRKLTYGDIWVGEDASEIEIFRGAKVSILLTLLITSLWISHFVFICFFKNLESRPFTPALLTALSSGFSAVSPYVLMLVNYKVKLEAFCCRKTEKSTTQPTDVLSCPYV